A genomic window from Pseudomonas argentinensis includes:
- a CDS encoding ChaN family lipoprotein has product MRTLLLSLLLLLTACQSRAVLAPVPEWQSPQGRGHADLGQILDLRSGAHLTPEQLVARLAGAPRVLVGEQHDNPDHHALQLWLLRALEARRPQGSLLLEMLAASQQPQVDDVKQQLREGLQIADLPKALEWSNGWPWALYGPLVHHALAQDYSLRAANLDRAEIMAIYRQQPMLQGKASTAAAVQEPLLAQIRESHCDKLPISQLPAMLAVQQQRDRRMAEQLSRAPQPAILFAGAFHVRRDLGVPLHLSDLGEPAGAQVLIFSEVGKALTAEQADYVWYTAALPPEDHCAQFR; this is encoded by the coding sequence ATGCGTACGCTGCTGTTATCCCTGCTGTTGTTGCTCACCGCCTGCCAGAGCCGGGCTGTCCTGGCGCCCGTGCCCGAGTGGCAGAGCCCGCAGGGGCGTGGGCATGCCGACCTGGGGCAGATCCTCGACCTGCGCAGCGGCGCGCACCTGACGCCCGAGCAGCTTGTCGCACGGCTGGCCGGGGCGCCGCGGGTGCTGGTTGGCGAGCAGCATGACAACCCCGATCACCACGCCCTGCAGCTCTGGCTGCTGCGTGCCCTGGAGGCGCGGCGGCCTCAAGGCAGCCTGTTGCTGGAAATGCTCGCCGCCAGCCAGCAGCCCCAGGTCGACGACGTGAAGCAGCAGTTGCGCGAAGGCCTGCAGATCGCCGATCTGCCCAAGGCGCTGGAATGGAGTAACGGATGGCCATGGGCGCTCTATGGCCCCCTTGTGCACCACGCTCTGGCTCAGGATTACTCCCTGCGTGCAGCGAACCTGGACCGCGCCGAGATCATGGCCATCTACCGTCAGCAGCCGATGCTGCAGGGCAAGGCCTCGACCGCGGCGGCCGTGCAGGAGCCGCTGTTGGCGCAGATTCGCGAGTCCCACTGCGACAAGCTGCCGATCAGCCAGCTACCGGCAATGCTGGCGGTGCAGCAGCAACGGGATCGGCGCATGGCCGAGCAACTGTCGAGAGCGCCGCAGCCGGCGATATTGTTCGCTGGTGCCTTTCACGTGCGCCGCGATCTGGGTGTGCCGCTGCACCTGAGCGACCTGGGTGAGCCGGCTGGCGCCCAGGTGCTGATTTTCTCGGAGGTCGGCAAAGCGCTGACGGCCGAGCAGGCGGACTATGTGTGGTACACCGCCGCGCTGCCGCCCGAGGATCATTGCGCGCAGTTTCGTTAG
- a CDS encoding zinc-binding alcohol dehydrogenase family protein, with amino-acid sequence MKAVAYHQSLPIDNPQALQDLQLDAPTPGPRDLLVEVKAISVNPVDTKIRRNVAPEGGQPKVLGWDATGVVKAVGSEVTLFKVGDQVAYAGAINRAGANSELHVVDERIVGRKPASLPFAEAAALPLTAITAWELLFERLQVADGTADQGQSLLIIGAAGGVGSILVQLARQLTGLTVIGTASRPQTQAWVRELGAHHVIDHSKPLNEELVRIGIPQVTHVASLTQTDQHYDAIVEALAPQGRLALIDDPLQPLDVMKLKRKSISLHWELMFTRSLFETADMIEQHRLLNRVADLVDAGTLKTTLGEHFGTINADNLRRAHGLLESGKAKGKIVLEGF; translated from the coding sequence ATGAAAGCCGTCGCCTACCACCAGTCATTGCCCATCGATAATCCGCAAGCGCTGCAGGATCTGCAGCTCGACGCGCCCACACCCGGCCCGCGGGACCTGCTGGTGGAGGTGAAGGCCATCTCCGTCAACCCGGTGGACACCAAGATTCGCCGCAACGTGGCGCCGGAAGGCGGCCAGCCCAAGGTATTGGGTTGGGATGCCACTGGCGTGGTCAAGGCGGTCGGCAGTGAGGTGACGCTATTCAAGGTCGGCGACCAGGTGGCCTATGCCGGCGCCATCAACCGCGCCGGCGCCAATAGCGAGCTGCATGTGGTCGACGAGCGCATCGTCGGTCGCAAGCCTGCCAGCCTGCCGTTCGCCGAAGCCGCCGCCCTGCCACTGACCGCCATCACCGCCTGGGAGCTGCTGTTCGAGCGCCTGCAGGTCGCCGACGGCACCGCCGACCAGGGCCAGAGCCTGCTGATCATCGGCGCCGCCGGAGGTGTGGGTTCGATCCTCGTGCAACTGGCCCGCCAGCTCACCGGGCTGACCGTGATCGGCACCGCTTCACGCCCGCAAACCCAGGCCTGGGTTCGCGAACTGGGCGCCCATCACGTGATCGACCACAGCAAGCCGCTGAACGAAGAGCTGGTGCGTATCGGCATCCCCCAGGTCACCCACGTGGCCAGCCTGACCCAGACCGACCAGCACTACGACGCCATCGTCGAAGCCCTGGCCCCGCAAGGCCGCCTGGCCCTGATCGATGACCCGCTGCAGCCGCTGGACGTGATGAAGCTCAAGCGCAAGAGCATCTCCCTGCACTGGGAACTGATGTTCACCCGCTCGCTGTTCGAAACCGCCGACATGATCGAGCAGCACCGCCTGCTCAACCGCGTTGCCGATCTGGTCGACGCCGGCACCCTGAAAACCACCCTGGGCGAGCACTTCGGCACCATCAACGCCGACAACCTGCGCCGCGCCCATGGGCTGCTGGAAAGCGGCAAGGCCAAGGGCAAGATCGTGCTGGAAGGGTTTTAA
- a CDS encoding DUF2946 family protein codes for MNLSRSDRSLLAWVLYFSVLFSALACAVSHGQMTGLQLSGMDGGYCGLDASAGGGAAMDMGGADANMPMPLMGSGCSLCSTFLALALAAFFGLLGLLPRRRLAPPRPCVEPGGAVRYLWPSANPRASPPIA; via the coding sequence ATGAACCTGTCCCGCTCTGATCGCTCGTTGCTCGCCTGGGTGCTGTATTTCAGCGTCCTGTTCAGCGCGCTCGCATGTGCAGTCAGCCATGGGCAGATGACCGGCCTGCAGCTCAGCGGCATGGACGGTGGCTATTGCGGCCTGGATGCCAGCGCAGGCGGTGGCGCTGCCATGGACATGGGCGGTGCGGACGCAAACATGCCGATGCCGCTCATGGGCAGCGGTTGTTCGCTGTGCTCCACCTTCCTGGCGCTGGCCCTGGCGGCGTTCTTCGGCCTGCTCGGCCTGCTGCCCCGGCGACGCCTGGCCCCCCCACGCCCCTGCGTCGAGCCCGGCGGGGCGGTGCGTTACCTCTGGCCCTCGGCCAACCCGCGTGCCTCACCCCCGATCGCCTGA
- a CDS encoding heme ABC transporter ATP-binding protein translates to MLSARKLSILRGDKRVLVDIDLDLQPGEVLGVLGPNGAGKSTLLGALCGELSPATGEVTLDGRPLSGLPGTARARRLAVLPQSSSLSFGFAVGDVVMMGRMPHDTGRERDAQIVREALQAADAEHLAERSYLELSGGERQRVHLARVLAQLWPGGAERTLLLDEPTSMLDPLHQHTTLQAVRRFAEQGAAVMVILHDLNLAARYCDRLLLLDEGRAHAVGLPAEVLRAEPLQAVFGLEVLVQQHPERGHPLIVAR, encoded by the coding sequence ATGCTATCTGCACGCAAGCTGTCGATCCTGCGTGGCGACAAAAGGGTGCTGGTCGATATCGATCTCGACCTGCAGCCTGGCGAAGTGCTCGGCGTGCTCGGTCCCAATGGCGCCGGCAAGAGCACCCTGCTTGGCGCCCTTTGCGGCGAACTGAGCCCGGCTACGGGCGAGGTCACCCTGGACGGTCGCCCGTTGTCGGGCTTGCCGGGCACGGCGCGTGCGCGGCGGCTGGCGGTGTTGCCGCAGAGTTCATCGCTGAGCTTCGGCTTTGCCGTCGGCGATGTGGTGATGATGGGCCGCATGCCCCACGACACCGGCCGCGAGCGTGACGCGCAGATCGTCCGCGAGGCGCTGCAGGCCGCCGATGCCGAACACCTGGCCGAGCGCAGCTACCTGGAGCTGTCCGGTGGCGAGCGCCAGCGCGTGCACCTGGCGCGGGTGCTGGCGCAGTTGTGGCCGGGCGGAGCCGAACGGACGCTGTTGCTCGACGAGCCCACTTCCATGCTCGACCCGCTGCACCAGCACACCACCCTGCAGGCCGTGCGCCGCTTCGCCGAACAGGGCGCCGCAGTGATGGTCATTCTCCATGACCTGAATCTGGCGGCGCGCTACTGCGACCGCCTGCTGTTGCTCGACGAGGGTCGCGCCCACGCCGTCGGCCTGCCTGCCGAGGTGCTGCGTGCCGAACCGCTGCAGGCGGTGTTCGGTCTCGAGGTGCTGGTGCAGCAGCACCCCGAGCGTGGGCATCCGCTGATCGTCGCCCGCTGA
- a CDS encoding heme/hemin ABC transporter substrate-binding protein — protein MTRPIAAFALFASLLSPLAASADNLPQRWVSAGGSLSEWVVELGGEGKLVGVDTTSQHPASLQKLPSVGYQRQLAAEGILALRPEVLLGTEEMGPPPVLAQLAAAGVKVEALPADADLQVLHGNLKRIGALLGDEARAERVFAAYQARLKEQAGWVAQAQAETRAPTVLLLLGHAGSSPMAGGKDTAAAWLIERAGGQNLTTHEGYKALSTEALLALDPDVVIFADRRLGGDEARQALLQQNPALASTRAGKEGRLVAIDPTLLVGGLGPRIPAGLAELSAAFYPGRTPLEPATP, from the coding sequence ATGACCCGCCCCATCGCTGCATTCGCCCTGTTCGCCAGCCTGCTGTCGCCGCTGGCGGCGAGCGCCGACAACCTGCCGCAACGCTGGGTCAGCGCCGGGGGCTCATTGAGCGAATGGGTGGTCGAACTCGGCGGCGAAGGCAAGCTGGTCGGCGTCGACACCACTAGCCAGCATCCGGCCTCGCTGCAGAAACTGCCCAGTGTCGGTTACCAGCGCCAGCTGGCCGCCGAAGGCATTCTGGCCCTGCGCCCCGAGGTGCTGCTCGGCACCGAGGAGATGGGCCCGCCACCGGTGCTGGCCCAACTCGCGGCGGCTGGAGTGAAGGTCGAGGCGCTGCCGGCCGATGCCGATTTGCAGGTGCTGCACGGCAACCTCAAGCGCATCGGTGCCTTGCTCGGCGACGAAGCCCGTGCCGAGCGCGTGTTCGCGGCCTATCAGGCGCGCCTGAAGGAGCAGGCCGGCTGGGTGGCGCAGGCCCAGGCCGAAACCCGGGCGCCGACCGTTCTGCTGTTGCTCGGCCATGCCGGCAGCAGCCCCATGGCGGGCGGCAAGGATACTGCCGCTGCCTGGCTGATCGAGCGGGCGGGTGGCCAGAACCTGACCACTCACGAGGGCTACAAGGCGTTGTCCACCGAGGCGCTGCTGGCGCTGGATCCTGACGTGGTGATCTTCGCCGACCGCCGCCTCGGCGGTGATGAGGCCAGGCAGGCGCTGTTGCAGCAGAACCCGGCCCTGGCCTCGACCAGGGCCGGTAAGGAAGGGCGCCTGGTGGCCATCGATCCGACCCTGCTGGTCGGCGGCCTCGGCCCGCGTATTCCGGCTGGGCTTGCCGAGCTTTCCGCCGCCTTCTACCCGGGCCGCACGCCGCTCGAACCCGCTACGCCATGA
- a CDS encoding hemin-degrading factor, with translation MSDLPLASDGLYAAWQNLRAEQPHLRARDAAAQLGVSEGELTASRLGVDAVRLRPDWAALLPALGELGPVMALTRNESCVHERKGVYREVTIAGNGQMGLVVSPDIDLRLFLGGWASAFVVAEQTPRGVLRSVQVFDHQGAAVHKVYLTDHSEQAAWEPLVARFRDAQQSPELALKPMPEPAAVTPDEAIDGESLRAGWAALKDTHHFFALLKNHGATRTQALRLAGREWAEPLAPDALPGLFERAAAAEVPIMVFVGNRHCIQIHTGPVSNLKWMDTWFNVLDPQFNLHLKANDVHTLWRVRKPSTDGVITSWEAFDAKGELILQLFGARKPGVPERDDWRRLAEQTPALPA, from the coding sequence ATGAGTGATCTACCCCTAGCCAGCGATGGCCTGTATGCCGCCTGGCAGAACCTGCGTGCCGAGCAGCCGCACCTGCGGGCCCGGGACGCTGCGGCACAGTTGGGCGTCAGCGAGGGTGAGCTGACGGCCAGTCGCCTGGGTGTGGATGCAGTGCGCCTGCGTCCTGACTGGGCGGCTCTACTGCCGGCCCTCGGCGAGCTTGGCCCGGTGATGGCGCTGACCCGCAACGAGTCCTGCGTGCACGAGCGCAAGGGCGTCTACCGCGAGGTGACGATTGCCGGTAATGGTCAGATGGGCCTGGTGGTGTCGCCGGATATCGACCTGCGGCTGTTCCTCGGCGGCTGGGCCAGTGCGTTCGTCGTGGCCGAACAGACGCCGCGCGGCGTGCTGCGCAGCGTTCAGGTGTTCGATCATCAGGGCGCCGCGGTGCACAAGGTCTACCTCACCGACCACAGCGAGCAGGCCGCCTGGGAGCCGCTGGTCGCGCGCTTTCGCGATGCGCAGCAAAGCCCCGAACTGGCCCTCAAGCCCATGCCGGAGCCAGCAGCCGTCACGCCGGACGAAGCCATCGACGGCGAATCCCTGCGCGCCGGCTGGGCCGCGCTGAAGGACACCCATCATTTCTTCGCCCTGCTGAAAAACCACGGCGCAACCCGCACCCAGGCGTTGCGCCTGGCCGGGCGCGAGTGGGCCGAGCCGCTGGCGCCCGATGCCTTGCCAGGGCTGTTCGAGCGCGCCGCGGCGGCCGAGGTGCCGATCATGGTGTTCGTCGGCAACCGCCACTGCATCCAGATCCACACCGGACCGGTCAGCAACCTGAAGTGGATGGACACCTGGTTCAACGTGCTGGATCCGCAGTTCAACCTGCACCTCAAGGCCAATGACGTTCACACCCTGTGGCGGGTGCGCAAGCCGAGCACCGATGGGGTGATCACCAGCTGGGAAGCGTTCGACGCCAAGGGTGAGCTGATCCTGCAGCTGTTCGGTGCGCGCAAGCCCGGCGTGCCCGAGCGTGATGACTGGCGGCGCCTGGCCGAGCAAACCCCGGCCCTGCCAGCCTGA
- a CDS encoding TonB-dependent hemoglobin/transferrin/lactoferrin family receptor has protein sequence MSSRPPYPLRACLSILLLGPTLASAQPLQLERTTISATRTEQPVDVVPSTVTVLTEQDIDRQNVKNIGDLVRYEPGVSVSGTGSRFGLAGFTIRGIGGNRILTQVDGVPVPDAFAFGPFLDARRNYVDPDSLKRVEIIRGPASSLYGSDAIGGAVSFLTKDAADYLDGGDDAYARFKTGYDGGDDSRSRSATFAARRGQVDGLLHMGRRDGQALDTFGGRGGIGAAREEANPQDYSADNLLAKLGWNYLDNDRLQLTYERYRDDADTRVLSEYSTTAAVRTSEATDNTDRQRLSLQHSFALDNAIADGADWQLSYQESQIRQRTYQQRFSGGALRERSRDSTYREDLWAFNAKLDKAFDTGPASHLLIYGLDVKRLESSDLRKGREVFASSGLPVPAIPGDEAFPLSDFPDPTSTEYAFFVQDSIDIGRWTLLPGLRYDHYEMKPAVTQHYLNSQPINRNPADYRDEALSPKLGITYRIDVAHSLYGQYAAGFRAPNPVDIFGEFINFARNYQTIANPGLKPETSDSYEVGLRGQYRTGTFGIALFYNRYDDFIEQVTLANDPTGAGRMTFQYQNLDRVTIRGVEARGELLLDSLGLPAGSHLRSAIAYARGKDEATGQPINSIDPLKAVLGLGYDAPSGQFGGELSWTLAAAKRRVDQTQIANQFEPSGYGTLDLSAYWNIGSGVSVNAGLFNLTDKQYWQWGDVRSLTENSPSLGRYAQPGRHAAFNVVWEI, from the coding sequence ATGTCGAGTCGCCCGCCCTACCCGCTTCGCGCCTGCCTGAGCATCTTGCTGCTTGGCCCGACCCTCGCCAGCGCCCAGCCTTTACAGCTGGAACGCACCACGATCAGCGCCACCCGCACGGAACAGCCTGTGGATGTCGTCCCCAGCACGGTGACGGTGCTGACCGAGCAGGACATCGACCGCCAGAACGTGAAGAACATCGGCGATCTGGTGCGCTACGAGCCGGGGGTATCGGTCAGCGGAACGGGCAGCCGCTTCGGCCTGGCGGGCTTCACCATCCGTGGCATCGGCGGCAATCGCATCCTCACCCAGGTGGACGGCGTGCCCGTGCCGGACGCGTTCGCCTTCGGGCCCTTCCTCGACGCGCGGCGCAACTACGTCGACCCGGACAGCCTCAAGCGCGTGGAGATCATCCGCGGTCCGGCCAGTTCGCTGTATGGCAGCGATGCCATTGGTGGGGCGGTCAGTTTCCTGACCAAGGATGCCGCCGACTATCTGGATGGCGGCGATGACGCCTACGCCCGGTTCAAGACCGGTTACGACGGCGGCGACGACAGCAGGTCGCGCAGTGCCACCTTTGCCGCCCGCCGGGGTCAGGTCGACGGCCTGCTGCACATGGGGCGGCGTGATGGTCAGGCGCTCGACACCTTTGGTGGCCGCGGCGGCATCGGCGCGGCGCGGGAAGAAGCCAACCCTCAGGACTACAGCGCCGACAACCTGCTCGCCAAGCTCGGCTGGAACTACCTCGACAACGACCGGTTGCAACTGACCTACGAGCGCTACAGGGACGATGCCGATACTCGCGTGCTCAGCGAATACAGCACCACGGCCGCCGTGCGCACCTCCGAGGCCACCGATAACACCGATCGCCAGCGCCTCAGCCTGCAGCACAGCTTCGCTCTGGACAACGCCATCGCCGACGGCGCCGATTGGCAGCTGAGCTATCAGGAAAGCCAGATTCGCCAGCGCACCTACCAGCAGCGTTTCAGCGGCGGCGCCTTGCGTGAGCGCAGCCGTGACTCGACCTATCGGGAAGATCTGTGGGCGTTCAATGCCAAGCTCGACAAGGCCTTCGATACCGGCCCGGCCAGCCACCTGCTGATCTACGGCCTCGACGTCAAGCGCCTGGAAAGCAGCGACCTGCGCAAGGGCCGCGAAGTGTTCGCCAGCAGCGGCCTGCCCGTGCCGGCAATCCCTGGCGATGAAGCCTTCCCGCTCAGCGACTTCCCGGATCCGACCTCGACCGAATACGCGTTCTTCGTGCAGGACAGCATCGACATCGGCCGCTGGACGCTGCTGCCCGGCCTGCGCTACGACCACTACGAGATGAAGCCGGCGGTCACGCAGCACTATCTGAACAGCCAGCCGATCAACCGCAACCCGGCCGATTACCGCGACGAGGCGCTGTCGCCCAAGCTCGGCATCACCTACCGGATCGACGTGGCCCATAGCCTGTATGGCCAATATGCCGCGGGCTTCCGGGCGCCGAACCCGGTGGATATCTTTGGTGAGTTCATCAACTTCGCTCGTAATTACCAGACCATCGCCAACCCCGGCCTCAAGCCCGAGACCAGCGACAGTTATGAAGTCGGCCTGCGCGGCCAGTACCGAACCGGCACCTTTGGTATCGCTCTGTTCTACAACCGCTACGACGACTTCATCGAGCAGGTGACCCTGGCGAATGATCCCACCGGTGCCGGGCGCATGACCTTCCAGTACCAGAACCTCGATCGGGTCACCATTCGCGGCGTGGAAGCCCGTGGCGAACTGTTGCTGGACAGCCTTGGCCTGCCGGCTGGCAGCCACCTGCGCAGCGCCATCGCCTATGCCCGCGGCAAGGACGAAGCGACCGGCCAACCGATCAACAGCATCGACCCGCTCAAGGCCGTGCTGGGCCTTGGTTACGATGCGCCAAGCGGGCAGTTTGGCGGCGAGCTGAGCTGGACCCTGGCAGCCGCCAAGCGCCGCGTCGATCAAACGCAGATCGCCAACCAGTTCGAGCCCTCGGGCTACGGCACGCTGGATCTCAGCGCCTACTGGAATATCGGCTCCGGCGTCTCGGTCAATGCCGGCCTGTTCAACCTGACGGACAAGCAATACTGGCAATGGGGCGATGTCCGCAGCCTCACCGAGAACAGCCCGAGTCTTGGCCGCTATGCCCAGCCGGGTCGCCACGCGGCCTTCAATGTGGTCTGGGAAATCTGA
- a CDS encoding LysR family transcriptional regulator — MLRLDDLQMFVRTAEVGSLSAAARLLDTSPAVASAALKRLEFALQVRLFARSTRSLRLTAEGEAFLLHARQALQSLEAGRQQLAGSKSAISGPLQLAVPSDFGRNTLLPWLDTFMQTHPQVQLRLLLGDRVTDLFREPVDIALRYGEPEDSSLVALPVAVGNRRVLCAAPAYLQRHGEPRQISDLRQHNCLIYMLGGRAYERWRFHEDDRAHGLQVAGDRLSDDADVVRRWAVAGAGVVYKSWLDVAGDVRAGRLQVLLPEVLGEPTPLNLICTHREQLSKPVHLLREFVQARCAELLAQAPWHR, encoded by the coding sequence GTGTTACGTCTGGATGACCTGCAGATGTTCGTGCGTACTGCCGAAGTTGGCAGCCTTTCGGCGGCCGCGCGCCTGCTCGATACCTCGCCTGCGGTGGCCAGTGCGGCGCTGAAACGCCTGGAGTTCGCGCTGCAGGTACGCCTGTTCGCCCGTTCGACCCGCAGCCTGCGCCTGACCGCCGAGGGCGAGGCTTTTCTGCTGCATGCCCGGCAGGCGCTGCAGAGTCTCGAAGCGGGGCGTCAGCAGCTTGCCGGCAGCAAATCGGCGATCAGCGGGCCGCTGCAGCTCGCGGTGCCGTCGGACTTCGGTCGCAATACGCTGCTGCCCTGGCTCGATACCTTCATGCAGACGCACCCCCAGGTGCAGCTGCGCCTGCTGCTCGGCGACCGGGTCACCGACCTGTTTCGCGAGCCCGTCGACATCGCCCTGCGCTATGGCGAGCCGGAGGACTCGAGCCTGGTGGCGCTGCCGGTGGCGGTGGGCAACCGGCGCGTGCTGTGCGCCGCACCGGCCTATCTGCAGCGCCATGGCGAGCCGCGGCAGATCAGCGACCTGCGCCAGCACAACTGCCTGATCTACATGCTGGGCGGCCGCGCCTACGAGCGCTGGCGCTTTCACGAGGACGACCGCGCCCATGGCCTGCAGGTCGCCGGTGATCGGCTCAGCGACGATGCCGATGTGGTGCGCCGCTGGGCGGTGGCGGGCGCGGGCGTGGTCTACAAGTCCTGGCTGGACGTGGCCGGCGACGTGCGCGCCGGGCGCCTGCAGGTGCTGCTGCCGGAGGTGCTTGGCGAGCCGACGCCACTCAACCTGATCTGCACCCACCGCGAGCAGTTGAGCAAGCCGGTGCACCTGCTGCGCGAGTTCGTGCAGGCGCGCTGTGCCGAGTTGCTGGCGCAGGCGCCGTGGCACCGTTAA
- a CDS encoding putative quinol monooxygenase encodes MILTLVATITARNGQTDIVEAGLRQLVDASRAEAGCLQYDLHRHQDDAHVFVMIEQWQDSAALAFHQATDHYRHFKATCGEALQGVALQPLNRIA; translated from the coding sequence ATGATCCTGACATTGGTTGCCACCATCACCGCCCGAAACGGCCAGACCGACATCGTCGAAGCCGGGCTGCGTCAGCTGGTCGACGCCAGCCGCGCCGAAGCCGGCTGCCTGCAGTACGACCTGCACCGCCATCAGGACGATGCCCATGTATTCGTGATGATCGAACAGTGGCAGGACAGCGCCGCCCTCGCCTTTCATCAGGCCACCGACCATTACCGCCACTTCAAGGCCACCTGCGGCGAAGCGCTGCAAGGTGTCGCCCTGCAACCCCTGAACCGTATCGCCTGA
- a CDS encoding FecCD family ABC transporter permease, with amino-acid sequence MKAVISPRSLFTALGLLLALALWLSLALGPVSLPLGDTLQAALRLAGVPLPADGLQQAELILGQIRMPRTLLGLAVGAVLALCGVAMQGLFRNPLADPGLIGVASGAALGAAIAIVGGAALGGLPELFAPYLLSLCAFLGGLVVTALVYRLGRRHGQTSVTTMLLAGIALNALAFACIGLFTYLADDATLRTLTFWNLGSLNGASYARLWPLLLVTLGVALWLPRRAQALNALLLGESEARHLGVAVERLKRELVFCTALGVGAAVAAAGMIGFIGLVVPHLVRLLVGPDHRVLLPASALAGASLLLLADLFARLILSPAELPIGIVTALIGAPFFLYLLLRGRT; translated from the coding sequence ATGAAAGCCGTCATCAGCCCGCGCTCACTGTTTACCGCACTGGGCCTGCTGCTGGCGCTCGCCTTGTGGCTGTCGCTGGCGCTCGGCCCCGTCAGCCTGCCGCTGGGGGACACCTTGCAAGCCGCCCTGCGCCTGGCGGGTGTGCCGTTGCCGGCCGATGGGCTGCAGCAGGCGGAGCTGATCCTTGGGCAGATTCGTATGCCGCGCACCCTGCTGGGCCTTGCCGTCGGCGCGGTGCTGGCCTTGTGCGGCGTGGCGATGCAGGGGCTGTTTCGCAACCCGCTGGCCGACCCCGGGCTGATCGGCGTGGCCAGTGGCGCGGCGCTTGGCGCGGCCATCGCCATCGTCGGCGGGGCGGCCCTGGGCGGGCTGCCGGAGCTGTTCGCGCCTTATCTGCTGTCGCTGTGCGCCTTTCTCGGCGGCCTGGTGGTCACCGCGCTGGTCTATCGCCTGGGGCGTCGTCACGGACAGACCAGCGTGACCACCATGCTGCTCGCCGGCATCGCCCTCAACGCGTTGGCGTTCGCCTGCATCGGCCTGTTCACCTACCTGGCCGACGATGCCACCCTGCGCACCCTGACCTTCTGGAACCTCGGCAGCCTCAATGGCGCCAGCTATGCACGGCTATGGCCGTTGCTGCTGGTGACGCTCGGCGTGGCGCTGTGGCTGCCGCGCCGCGCCCAGGCGTTGAATGCATTGCTGCTCGGTGAATCCGAGGCACGCCACCTGGGCGTGGCTGTCGAGCGCCTCAAGCGCGAGCTGGTGTTCTGCACTGCACTGGGCGTCGGCGCCGCCGTTGCAGCCGCCGGGATGATCGGCTTTATCGGCCTGGTCGTGCCCCATCTGGTGCGTCTGCTGGTCGGGCCCGACCACCGCGTGTTGCTGCCGGCGTCGGCGCTGGCCGGCGCCAGCCTGTTGCTGTTGGCTGACCTGTTCGCCCGGCTGATTCTGTCGCCGGCCGAGCTGCCCATCGGCATCGTTACCGCCTTGATCGGCGCACCGTTCTTTCTCTACCTGCTGCTGCGGGGGCGCACCTGA